A genome region from Hevea brasiliensis isolate MT/VB/25A 57/8 chromosome 7, ASM3005281v1, whole genome shotgun sequence includes the following:
- the LOC110647369 gene encoding caltractin isoform X1, which yields MVFSGNQMASLYRGQSRKDNYKPRARHHGLSQQKRQEIREAFELFDTDGSGTIDAKELNVAMRALGFEMTEEQINQMIADVDKDGSGAIDYDEFEHMMTAKIGERDTKEELMKAFRIIDQDNNGKISHDDIKRIAKELGENFTDRDIQEMIDEADRDGDREVGIDDFFRMMKRTAYRY from the exons ATGGTATTCTCTGGAAATCAAATG GCAAGTCTTTACAGAGGGCAATCTAGGAAGGACAATTACAAACCCAGAGCACGTCATCATGGGTTAAGTCAACAGAAGAGGCAAGAAATTAGGGAAGCTTTTGAGCTATTTGATACTGATGGCTCAG GCACTATTGATGCCAAGGAGTTGAATGTTGCCATGAG GGCGCTCGGTTTCGAAATGACAGAAGAG CAAATCAATCAAATGATTGCAGATGTGGACAAGGATGGCAGTGGTGCAATTGATTATGATGAATTTGAGCATATGATGACGGCCAAGATTGGAGAAAGGGATACTAAAGAGGAGCTCATGAAAGCATTCCGCATTATTGACCAAGATAACAAT GGAAAGATATCTCATGATGATATTAAGCGAATAGCAAAGGAGCTGGGTGAGAACTTCACTGACAGAGATATTCAAGAGATGATTGATGAAGCAGACCGAGATG GTGATAGAGAAGTGGGTATTGATGATTTCTTCAGGATGATGAAGAGGACAGCATATAGATACTAG
- the LOC110647369 gene encoding caltractin isoform X2: protein MASLYRGQSRKDNYKPRARHHGLSQQKRQEIREAFELFDTDGSGTIDAKELNVAMRALGFEMTEEQINQMIADVDKDGSGAIDYDEFEHMMTAKIGERDTKEELMKAFRIIDQDNNGKISHDDIKRIAKELGENFTDRDIQEMIDEADRDGDREVGIDDFFRMMKRTAYRY from the exons ATG GCAAGTCTTTACAGAGGGCAATCTAGGAAGGACAATTACAAACCCAGAGCACGTCATCATGGGTTAAGTCAACAGAAGAGGCAAGAAATTAGGGAAGCTTTTGAGCTATTTGATACTGATGGCTCAG GCACTATTGATGCCAAGGAGTTGAATGTTGCCATGAG GGCGCTCGGTTTCGAAATGACAGAAGAG CAAATCAATCAAATGATTGCAGATGTGGACAAGGATGGCAGTGGTGCAATTGATTATGATGAATTTGAGCATATGATGACGGCCAAGATTGGAGAAAGGGATACTAAAGAGGAGCTCATGAAAGCATTCCGCATTATTGACCAAGATAACAAT GGAAAGATATCTCATGATGATATTAAGCGAATAGCAAAGGAGCTGGGTGAGAACTTCACTGACAGAGATATTCAAGAGATGATTGATGAAGCAGACCGAGATG GTGATAGAGAAGTGGGTATTGATGATTTCTTCAGGATGATGAAGAGGACAGCATATAGATACTAG